Proteins encoded by one window of Chondromyces crocatus:
- a CDS encoding efflux RND transporter periplasmic adaptor subunit yields the protein MRPSASRRRGLVLALIGGLLPSAACSLVPGAGEGGERAPAEQRDGKGRAAPTEGVMCAEHGVLEALCTRCNPRLAAVFQARGDWCAEHALPESICPICHPERGGKPVVDVAQDGAPADGTKVRLKDAATVVAAGIETVKAELREGAGGVSTTAHLDYDATRLAHLNARSPGVVRALAADVGSRVAAGDPLVVIDSPEVGADRARLETARARVAIAEQNFQRQLALAPDGIASQKSVLAARQELDDAKGARAALAASLSVLGTPGRGAGGYTLTAPIAGVVTQRNATIGRLVSAEQILYEIVDTSAMWAELDVPEIDLPLVAAGQRVQLTLDGLPGRTFSGAITYVAPWLDPHTRTARARVPLENPDGLLRANMYGEARITAEARQAVLVPRMAIQRAKDVRLAFVRLSAHEFETRRVEIGISDGQRVEVKRGLRAGEEVVTQGSFLLKTETLKGSIGAGCCEAD from the coding sequence ATGAGACCGAGCGCATCGAGGCGCCGTGGCCTCGTCCTCGCCTTGATCGGTGGGCTTCTCCCTTCTGCCGCCTGCAGCCTCGTGCCCGGGGCGGGGGAGGGGGGCGAGCGCGCGCCTGCCGAGCAACGCGACGGGAAAGGCCGCGCGGCGCCCACCGAGGGCGTGATGTGTGCGGAGCACGGCGTGCTCGAAGCGCTCTGTACCCGGTGCAATCCCAGGCTCGCCGCCGTCTTCCAGGCCAGGGGGGACTGGTGCGCCGAGCACGCGCTGCCGGAGTCGATCTGCCCGATCTGCCACCCGGAGCGCGGCGGAAAGCCCGTGGTCGACGTGGCGCAGGATGGCGCGCCGGCCGATGGCACGAAGGTCCGCCTGAAGGACGCGGCGACCGTCGTCGCTGCCGGGATCGAGACCGTCAAGGCGGAGCTCCGCGAGGGGGCCGGGGGCGTCTCGACCACCGCCCACCTCGACTACGACGCGACCCGGCTCGCCCACCTCAACGCCCGCTCGCCGGGCGTGGTCCGGGCGCTCGCCGCGGACGTCGGCAGCCGGGTCGCGGCGGGGGATCCCCTGGTCGTCATCGACAGCCCGGAGGTCGGGGCCGATCGCGCCCGGCTCGAAACGGCGCGCGCGCGGGTGGCGATCGCCGAGCAGAACTTCCAGCGCCAGCTCGCCCTGGCCCCGGACGGCATCGCCTCGCAGAAGAGCGTGCTGGCCGCACGGCAGGAGCTGGACGACGCCAAGGGAGCCCGCGCCGCGCTCGCCGCGTCCCTGTCGGTGCTCGGGACGCCAGGCCGTGGCGCCGGGGGCTACACGCTCACGGCGCCCATCGCAGGCGTCGTCACCCAGCGCAACGCCACCATCGGCCGGCTCGTGAGCGCCGAGCAGATCCTCTACGAGATCGTGGACACCTCCGCCATGTGGGCGGAGCTGGACGTCCCCGAGATCGACCTGCCGCTCGTCGCTGCGGGCCAGCGCGTGCAGCTCACCCTCGACGGCCTGCCGGGGCGCACCTTCTCTGGCGCGATCACCTACGTCGCGCCCTGGCTCGATCCGCACACCCGCACGGCCAGGGCCCGCGTGCCGCTGGAGAACCCGGATGGGCTGCTCCGCGCCAACATGTACGGCGAGGCCCGCATCACCGCGGAGGCGCGGCAGGCCGTCCTGGTACCGCGCATGGCCATCCAGCGTGCGAAGGACGTCCGCCTCGCCTTCGTGCGGTTGAGCGCGCACGAGTTCGAGACCCGCCGCGTCGAGATCGGGATCAGCGACGGTCAGCGCGTCGAGGTCAAACGAGGCCTCCGCGCCGGGGAAGAGGTGGTCACCCAGGGCAGCTTCCTCCTCAAGACGGAGACCCTCAAAGGGAGCATCGGCGCAGGCTGCTGCGAGGCCGACTGA
- a CDS encoding bile acid:sodium symporter family protein, whose product MTAPTPVRSPLRSAWRRLLPDNFTLALLGTVTLATLLPCRGEVARGFSLLTDLAIVLLFFLHGAKLSREAILSGLAHYRLHLLVFASTFVLFPALGLLTGLLPSSLLGPELASGFLFLCLLPSTVQSSIAFTSMAGGNVPAAVCSASISNVLGIFITPVLTGALLGAQGAGVSLGAIRSILLQLLAPFVLGHLLRPVIGAFVDRHKSVLSLVDRGSILLVVYTAFSEAVVEGLWQKVSGFDLAVVLAVSGLILALALAVTTWGARALGFSREDEIAIVFCGSKKSLASGVPMAGVLFPAATVGVMIVPLMLFHQIQLMVCAVLARRYAEKPSSEDAERVAREGTPG is encoded by the coding sequence ATGACCGCACCCACGCCGGTGCGTTCTCCGTTGCGCAGCGCGTGGCGACGCCTCCTGCCGGACAACTTCACCCTGGCGCTGCTCGGGACCGTCACCCTGGCTACGCTCCTGCCGTGCCGCGGTGAGGTCGCGCGGGGCTTCTCGCTGCTGACGGATCTCGCCATCGTCCTCTTGTTTTTCCTGCACGGAGCGAAGCTCTCTCGCGAAGCCATCCTCTCGGGCCTCGCGCATTACCGACTCCACCTCCTGGTGTTCGCGTCGACGTTCGTCCTCTTTCCCGCCCTGGGCCTGCTGACGGGCCTTCTCCCTTCCTCCTTGCTCGGGCCAGAGCTCGCGAGTGGCTTCCTCTTTCTCTGCCTCCTGCCTTCCACGGTGCAGTCCTCGATTGCCTTCACCTCCATGGCGGGCGGCAACGTCCCGGCGGCGGTGTGCAGCGCCTCGATCTCCAACGTGCTCGGCATCTTCATCACCCCCGTCCTCACGGGGGCCTTGCTCGGCGCGCAGGGGGCAGGTGTCTCGCTCGGCGCCATCCGCTCCATCCTGCTCCAGCTCCTCGCGCCGTTCGTGCTTGGCCATCTCCTGCGGCCGGTGATTGGCGCCTTCGTCGATCGCCACAAGAGCGTGCTCTCGCTCGTCGACCGCGGCTCGATCCTCCTCGTCGTGTACACGGCGTTCAGCGAGGCGGTCGTCGAGGGGCTGTGGCAGAAAGTCTCTGGCTTCGATCTCGCGGTCGTCCTCGCCGTGTCCGGGCTGATCCTTGCGCTGGCGCTCGCGGTCACCACCTGGGGCGCGCGGGCCCTCGGGTTCTCGCGCGAGGACGAGATTGCCATCGTATTCTGCGGCTCCAAGAAGAGCCTTGCATCGGGCGTCCCCATGGCCGGCGTGCTCTTCCCGGCCGCGACGGTGGGCGTGATGATCGTGCCCCTGATGCTCTTCCACCAGATCCAGCTCATGGTGTGCGCGGTGCTCGCGCGCCGCTACGCCGAGAAGCCGTCGTCGGAGGACGCGGAGAGGGTGGCGAGAGAGGGGACGCCTGGCTAG
- a CDS encoding RNA polymerase sigma factor gives MSVITPELVRRATAGDRPTVRALVDALTPVIQARVARVLLRAGRGVRGRDVRQEVEDLTQHVFERLFAGGGAVLLQWDPARGLSLLNYVGLLAEREAVTVLRSRRRSPFTEEATACADLEQGGGEGDGGALEARVASREALTALVRAMKERLSEQGLQMFTWLLVEERTVEDVCALADMSPDAVYAWRSRLTRLARALGEEILSDGGTPSRKPVEKAREGR, from the coding sequence GTGTCCGTCATCACGCCCGAATTAGTCCGCCGCGCGACCGCGGGAGATCGCCCCACGGTGCGCGCGCTGGTGGACGCGCTGACGCCGGTCATCCAGGCGCGCGTGGCGCGGGTGCTCCTGCGCGCTGGCCGTGGCGTCCGCGGGCGCGACGTCCGGCAGGAGGTCGAGGACCTGACCCAGCACGTCTTCGAGCGGCTGTTCGCCGGGGGTGGTGCCGTCCTGCTCCAGTGGGACCCCGCGCGCGGCCTGTCGCTGCTCAACTACGTGGGTCTGCTCGCCGAGCGTGAAGCCGTGACCGTGCTGCGCAGCCGTCGCCGCAGCCCGTTCACCGAGGAGGCCACCGCGTGTGCGGACCTCGAGCAAGGGGGAGGGGAGGGCGACGGCGGCGCGCTCGAGGCGCGCGTTGCCTCCCGCGAGGCGCTCACGGCCCTGGTGCGGGCGATGAAGGAGCGCCTCAGCGAGCAGGGACTCCAGATGTTCACCTGGCTCCTCGTCGAGGAGCGGACCGTGGAGGACGTCTGCGCCCTCGCGGACATGTCGCCGGACGCCGTCTACGCCTGGCGCAGTCGTCTCACCCGGCTCGCGCGCGCCCTGGGAGAGGAAATCCTGTCAGACGGCGGCACGCCGTCGCGTAAACCCGTGGAGAAGGCCCGTGAAGGACGATGA
- a CDS encoding CHAT domain-containing protein encodes MRFGFLFLLTTLLAATAACHDPAPLVEGAGVSLTVEASGCSAVRLDVRHDGPLCEIPRSGLLRLWIATDADASLHLALDARPVLLPLGLPARDGVRRFVPIPDAARSLRVTAKRGASERVREILLAPRVLPPALDEAEAFRREGRLDDAEKHLALVADDPHPAVRAAVTGKRARIARSRGDIDRAVALLRDAVRLDREAGRVSDELNDRFALAYTLLYQGRRFPEAREALDGLDDLLQLSPDGRATAAYYRGLLAYETGDLRAALRLFRASAEDAERLGLDDHRIDVLQPWATTLSLLGRHAEAMRLLRQAEHALGPGGSPCRRAHLANDRGWIALRAVSALERGDEDPLPPLEEALALYREACPEPADLANVRTNLALAALERGAPDDALRHLDQARALTPDADPRLRVWWLLLEARIALAQARTTEALAAYERLVHIADGALLPAAALQAALGRAQVFEALHRPDDARLAHAEAEDRIEDASLLVPLGEGRETFLAGHELGARQRIDFLVRHARALDAHGHDPAGAQAVLREAAEAARRSRARLLRALRWADRLGALPPDERARWDTAVARYRRERAHLDEAAANDWKLSSAHLAETVAARRLTHGALREALDEALSRLGAEPTHPRDAESTHLRGAEPNTRSGALPQPTSDEVQLVYHPVREGWVGFAITPERVQVHPLGPIDLRAPLDALAAQLLTPFRERLQHARRVRVAPFGPLEHLDLHTLPWEGAPLIEHLPIVYGLDLSRPPSPLGPLAPETQPTAPPAPPPPAQPPGSVVIVADPRGDLPAARREAQTTLAALAPQDARARPLLLQGPDATHLAVREALEAQDLSLFHYAGHGIYQGLDAWESGLPLAQGGWLTLADIMTLRRAPRRVILSACETARSHGEHAAAGLGLAQAFAVAGSTEILAAMRPVDDHLTERLMGAVHTALASDPTLDLAAALRLAHLSLRTDPSSAHLASFRVLVP; translated from the coding sequence ATGCGCTTCGGGTTTCTCTTTCTCCTGACCACCCTCCTCGCCGCCACCGCTGCTTGCCATGATCCAGCGCCCCTCGTGGAGGGCGCTGGCGTGTCGCTCACCGTCGAGGCCTCTGGCTGCAGCGCGGTACGGCTCGACGTGCGGCACGACGGCCCGCTCTGCGAGATCCCTCGCAGCGGTCTGCTGCGGCTCTGGATCGCCACGGACGCCGACGCATCCCTCCACCTTGCCCTCGACGCGCGCCCGGTGCTGCTCCCGCTCGGCCTTCCCGCGCGTGACGGTGTGCGCCGCTTCGTCCCCATCCCCGATGCGGCACGCTCCCTCCGCGTGACCGCGAAGCGCGGTGCATCCGAGCGCGTGCGCGAGATCCTCCTCGCCCCCCGCGTCCTGCCGCCTGCCCTCGACGAGGCCGAGGCCTTCCGCCGAGAAGGTCGGCTCGACGATGCCGAGAAGCACCTCGCCCTCGTCGCTGACGACCCTCATCCCGCCGTGCGCGCGGCCGTGACCGGCAAGCGGGCGCGCATCGCACGGAGCCGTGGTGACATCGACCGTGCCGTGGCGCTCCTGCGCGATGCCGTGCGCCTGGACCGGGAGGCCGGGCGCGTCTCCGACGAGCTGAACGACCGCTTCGCCCTCGCGTACACCCTGCTCTACCAGGGGCGCCGCTTCCCCGAGGCGCGCGAGGCGCTCGACGGCCTCGACGACCTCCTCCAGCTCTCCCCCGATGGCCGCGCCACCGCCGCCTACTACCGCGGTCTCCTCGCCTACGAGACCGGCGATCTCCGCGCAGCCCTCCGCCTCTTCCGAGCCTCCGCCGAGGATGCCGAGCGCCTCGGCCTCGACGACCATCGCATCGACGTCCTCCAGCCCTGGGCCACCACCCTCTCTCTGCTGGGCCGTCACGCAGAAGCCATGCGCCTTCTGCGCCAGGCCGAGCACGCCCTCGGCCCCGGAGGCAGCCCTTGTCGCAGAGCCCATCTCGCCAACGATCGCGGCTGGATCGCTCTCCGCGCCGTCAGCGCGCTCGAACGAGGGGACGAAGACCCACTTCCCCCGCTCGAAGAGGCCCTCGCCCTGTACCGAGAGGCCTGCCCCGAGCCCGCCGATCTCGCCAACGTGCGAACCAACCTCGCCCTCGCCGCGCTCGAACGCGGCGCACCGGACGACGCCCTCCGCCACCTCGACCAGGCCCGCGCACTCACACCCGATGCCGATCCCAGACTCCGTGTCTGGTGGCTCCTCCTCGAAGCCCGCATCGCCCTCGCCCAGGCCCGCACCACCGAAGCCCTCGCCGCCTACGAACGACTCGTCCACATCGCCGACGGCGCCCTGCTCCCCGCGGCGGCGCTCCAGGCCGCTCTGGGCCGGGCCCAGGTGTTCGAGGCCCTCCATCGCCCGGACGACGCCCGTCTCGCTCACGCCGAGGCCGAGGACCGCATCGAGGACGCCAGCCTGCTCGTCCCCCTCGGCGAAGGCCGCGAGACCTTCCTCGCGGGCCACGAGCTGGGCGCACGCCAGCGCATCGACTTCCTCGTCCGCCACGCCCGCGCCCTCGACGCCCACGGCCATGACCCTGCTGGCGCGCAGGCGGTGCTCCGGGAAGCTGCCGAAGCCGCACGCCGGAGCCGCGCTCGCCTTCTTCGCGCCCTGCGCTGGGCCGATCGCCTCGGCGCACTTCCCCCGGACGAGCGTGCCCGATGGGATACCGCTGTCGCGCGCTACCGCCGCGAGCGCGCCCACCTCGACGAAGCCGCCGCGAACGACTGGAAGCTTTCCAGCGCGCACCTCGCCGAGACCGTGGCTGCACGGCGCCTGACGCACGGCGCGCTACGAGAAGCCCTCGACGAGGCCCTCTCCCGCCTCGGCGCCGAGCCCACCCATCCCCGCGACGCGGAGTCCACCCATCTTCGCGGTGCCGAGCCGAACACCCGGTCTGGCGCACTCCCCCAGCCGACCTCGGACGAAGTCCAGCTCGTCTACCACCCTGTCCGCGAAGGCTGGGTCGGCTTCGCGATCACCCCCGAGCGCGTGCAGGTCCATCCGCTCGGCCCCATCGACCTGCGCGCCCCGCTCGACGCCCTTGCAGCGCAGCTTCTCACGCCCTTTCGCGAACGCCTCCAGCATGCCCGGCGCGTGCGCGTCGCGCCCTTCGGCCCCCTGGAGCACCTCGATCTGCACACCCTGCCCTGGGAGGGAGCGCCCCTCATCGAACACCTCCCCATCGTCTACGGCCTCGACCTCTCCCGTCCTCCCTCGCCCCTTGGCCCCCTCGCACCCGAGACGCAGCCCACGGCACCCCCCGCGCCACCTCCCCCTGCGCAACCTCCGGGCAGCGTGGTGATCGTGGCCGACCCTCGAGGCGACCTCCCGGCCGCCCGCCGCGAAGCCCAGACGACGCTCGCAGCCCTCGCCCCCCAGGATGCTCGTGCGCGCCCCCTCCTGCTCCAGGGTCCCGACGCCACCCACCTCGCCGTCCGCGAAGCCCTCGAAGCCCAGGACCTCTCCCTCTTCCACTACGCCGGCCACGGCATCTACCAGGGCCTCGACGCCTGGGAGAGCGGCCTCCCCCTCGCCCAGGGAGGATGGCTCACCCTCGCCGACATCATGACCCTCCGCCGCGCCCCCCGCCGCGTCATCCTCTCCGCCTGCGAAACCGCGCGCAGCCACGGCGAGCATGCCGCTGCTGGCCTCGGACTCGCCCAGGCCTTCGCCGTCGCGGGCTCCACCGAGATCCTTGCGGCCATGCGCCCCGTCGACGACCACCTCACCGAGCGCCTGATGGGCGCCGTCCACACCGCCCTCGCCTCCGACCCGACCCTGGATCTCGCCGCTGCCCTCCGCCTCGCCCACCTCTCCTTGCGCACCGACCCATCGAGCGCGCACCTCGCGAGCTTCCGCGTCCTCGTCCCGTGA
- a CDS encoding S8/S53 family peptidase, whose protein sequence is MEHLPPTPILACALAGLLTAACSELHEPEPPPDPTAEPGTLTLTGAHPLASTTGPLGCTGRRWIAHIPPPGTCPAPPLGWIMAPLFGAAAPPGLSSLCLYDHAGLPGPVPPQPITALHTALTTQGATAIEEDCVVVEPLAGQLQAASRPWLHDQLLAQLDASGPLPQGGTPSPVAIAVADTSPDARPDGVTGSIPRGRLDHGYTMAWLARDLACPAGGPCTAYLSTQLALPHIDNATVDLAQGGYFGTRGQLAQAIHRAVDAWKAAYPAQRRLVINLSVGWEPDAGCGDPSAPELLPLPERAVLLALQHAACHGALLIAAAGNDPGGPEPHYPAGTPMPSGPTCPAAWSVEPAPSSSRCTDLEGTGYATPFSALPLRYTPPSPPEAPGAPIDDALLFAVGGVDHADRPIVRARPEGNPRLAALALHGTAGQPGLSLPAPLTGTSVAAAAVSGIAAATWAYRPDLTATEIMDLVYRAGPILSRKADFHASGVSDLVRRVTRCRALAAACPPGGGTSTCPPTGVPCASFPPPQPAQNPSWTPSLLSALATDLATAPPLFGPHTRLDVLPEPRRYRSLAAAPWVHPQPERPPCGACIFQPSNGSLYIEIASDYPQRRVLTQTTLTLTGPEFLGQRPRTVSYALVPLRQIRASTEPFSIMDIAWSSDLSSVQSASIAWVVTDTETDETSSVTEQILIRR, encoded by the coding sequence ATGGAGCACCTCCCCCCGACCCCGATCCTCGCCTGCGCCCTCGCCGGCCTCCTGACCGCAGCGTGTAGCGAACTCCACGAACCCGAGCCCCCGCCCGATCCCACCGCCGAACCGGGCACCCTCACCCTCACCGGCGCGCATCCCCTGGCGAGCACGACGGGCCCCCTCGGCTGCACGGGACGCCGCTGGATCGCCCACATCCCGCCACCTGGCACCTGCCCCGCACCACCCCTGGGCTGGATCATGGCCCCCCTCTTCGGCGCCGCCGCGCCACCAGGGCTCTCCTCGCTCTGCCTCTACGACCACGCCGGCCTCCCTGGCCCTGTCCCACCGCAGCCCATCACCGCCCTCCACACCGCGCTCACGACCCAGGGAGCGACCGCGATCGAAGAAGACTGCGTGGTCGTCGAACCCCTCGCCGGCCAGCTCCAGGCGGCCTCACGCCCCTGGTTGCACGACCAGCTCCTCGCCCAGCTCGACGCCAGCGGCCCGCTCCCGCAAGGCGGCACCCCCTCTCCCGTTGCCATCGCCGTCGCCGACACCTCCCCCGACGCCCGACCCGATGGCGTGACGGGCAGCATCCCGCGCGGACGACTGGACCACGGCTACACCATGGCCTGGCTCGCGCGCGACCTCGCGTGCCCTGCCGGCGGCCCCTGCACCGCCTACCTCAGCACCCAGCTCGCCCTCCCGCACATCGACAACGCCACCGTCGACCTCGCCCAGGGCGGCTACTTCGGGACCCGTGGCCAGCTCGCCCAGGCCATCCACCGCGCCGTCGACGCCTGGAAAGCCGCCTACCCGGCGCAGCGCCGCCTCGTCATCAACCTCAGCGTCGGCTGGGAACCCGACGCTGGCTGTGGCGATCCGAGCGCCCCCGAACTCTTGCCGCTCCCCGAGCGCGCGGTCCTCCTCGCCCTCCAGCATGCCGCTTGCCACGGTGCGCTCCTCATCGCCGCCGCCGGCAACGATCCAGGCGGCCCCGAACCCCACTACCCGGCAGGCACCCCGATGCCGTCTGGCCCCACCTGTCCTGCCGCCTGGTCCGTGGAGCCCGCACCCTCGTCCAGCCGGTGCACCGACCTCGAAGGCACAGGCTACGCCACCCCCTTCAGCGCCCTTCCGCTCCGCTACACACCACCGTCGCCCCCTGAAGCCCCTGGCGCACCGATCGACGACGCCCTCCTGTTCGCCGTGGGTGGCGTCGACCACGCCGATCGACCCATCGTGCGCGCCCGCCCTGAAGGCAACCCGCGCCTTGCCGCCCTGGCCTTGCATGGCACCGCAGGACAGCCCGGCCTCTCCCTCCCTGCACCGCTCACCGGCACCTCCGTCGCTGCTGCGGCCGTCAGCGGAATCGCCGCTGCGACCTGGGCTTACCGCCCCGACCTCACCGCCACCGAGATCATGGACCTCGTCTACCGCGCCGGCCCGATCCTCTCGCGCAAGGCCGACTTCCACGCCTCCGGCGTCTCCGATCTCGTCCGTCGCGTCACCCGCTGCCGCGCGCTCGCCGCCGCGTGTCCTCCTGGCGGTGGCACCTCCACCTGCCCACCCACTGGCGTCCCTTGCGCCTCCTTCCCACCGCCGCAACCTGCGCAGAACCCCTCCTGGACCCCATCCTTGCTGAGCGCTCTCGCGACAGACCTCGCCACCGCGCCCCCCTTGTTCGGTCCTCACACCCGGCTCGACGTTCTCCCCGAACCCCGACGCTACCGCAGCCTTGCCGCAGCGCCGTGGGTCCACCCTCAGCCCGAGCGCCCCCCTTGTGGTGCCTGCATCTTCCAGCCCTCGAACGGCAGCCTCTACATCGAGATCGCCTCCGACTACCCCCAGCGCCGCGTCCTCACCCAGACGACCCTCACCCTCACCGGACCGGAATT
- a CDS encoding efflux RND transporter permease subunit yields MLSRLITFSLRHRALVILLSVGVIVAGVLSFRRLPLDAFPDTTPVQVQINTVAPALSPLEIERQITAPIEQVIGGLPHLAEVRSLTRFGLSQVTVVFDDGTDIYLARQVLAERLQVVELPPGIARPQLGPVATGLGEVLHYTVEGEGKTLAELRTVQDWIIRPQLRAVRGVAEVNAWGGDERQIQVVVDPTVLLARSLTLAELIEALERNNANVGGGTLDEAGASSLIQGIGLVTRPAELEEIVVRTDDGVPIRVRDVAKIREGREIRRAGVTADGQGEVVLGLGFMRMGENGREVTHRLKVRLAEIEKTLPEGVRIRTAYDRTHLVDDVLVTVRRNLLEGALLVVAVLFAFLGNVRAGLIVAAAIPLSLLFAFSLMLQAGIAGSLMSLGALDFGLVVDSSVILVENAARRLGEADDERSTLDIVRDAALEVRKPTLFGELILLVVYLPILFLEGIEGKLFRPMALTVVFALLGSMVLSVTLMPALASLVLSRRTGEHETLLVRLLKRAYRPVLATALRHRVLVLGGALLTIAAGAGLAIRLGAEFVPRLGEGALVINTIRLAGVSADESIRYGSAIERTLLTAFPDEIERVWTRTGTPEVATDPMGLEVSDVFVTLTPRESWRRATTQEALVKAMQEVLSPLPGMRMVFTQPIEMRVNEMTAGIRADVGVKVFGDDLEVLDAKTREIDRLLRTLPGAADVTTEQLTGQPVLQIQVDRAAIARHGIAARDVLDVVEALGTRQVGVLQEGERRFPITVRLADRYRSDPESVARILVSSPGGDSIPLARLARITQVEAPATLQREWGKRRVVVQANTRGRDVAGFVEEARAAIERSVDLPEGYYVRFGGQFEHLERAQQRLFLVVPLALALVFALLYATYGSALEALRVFSGVPFAAVGGVAALWIRGLPFSVAAGVGFIALAGVSVLGDMVLVSTIRRLLARGVPREEAIPLAAEQRLRPVLMTALVASLGFLPMALSTGIGAEVQRPLATVVIGGVLSSTLLTLLVLPVLYDRLGARRPRAHRAGPPVTRPLVPRS; encoded by the coding sequence ATGCTGAGCCGCCTCATCACCTTCTCGCTCCGCCACCGCGCGCTGGTGATCCTGCTGTCGGTGGGCGTGATCGTGGCCGGCGTCCTCTCCTTCCGGCGGTTGCCGCTCGACGCCTTCCCCGACACGACCCCGGTGCAGGTGCAGATCAACACCGTGGCACCCGCCCTTTCCCCGCTGGAGATCGAGCGCCAGATCACCGCCCCGATCGAGCAGGTGATCGGCGGGCTCCCCCACCTCGCCGAGGTCCGCTCCCTCACCCGCTTCGGCCTGTCCCAGGTGACCGTCGTCTTCGACGATGGCACCGACATCTACCTCGCACGCCAGGTCCTCGCGGAGCGCCTCCAGGTGGTGGAGCTACCGCCGGGCATCGCGCGCCCCCAGCTCGGCCCGGTGGCGACGGGGCTGGGCGAGGTCCTGCACTACACCGTCGAAGGGGAGGGCAAGACCCTCGCCGAACTGCGCACGGTCCAGGACTGGATCATCCGTCCTCAGCTCCGCGCCGTGCGTGGCGTGGCCGAGGTGAACGCCTGGGGAGGAGACGAGCGCCAGATCCAGGTCGTGGTCGACCCGACGGTGCTGCTCGCTCGCAGCCTGACGCTGGCAGAGCTCATCGAGGCACTGGAGCGCAACAACGCGAACGTCGGCGGCGGCACCCTCGACGAGGCGGGCGCGTCGAGCTTGATCCAGGGCATCGGCCTCGTCACCCGCCCCGCCGAGCTGGAAGAGATCGTGGTGCGCACCGACGACGGCGTCCCCATCCGCGTCCGTGACGTCGCGAAGATCCGGGAAGGCCGCGAGATCCGCCGCGCGGGGGTGACCGCCGATGGGCAGGGAGAGGTCGTGCTCGGCCTCGGCTTCATGCGCATGGGCGAGAACGGCCGCGAGGTCACCCACCGCCTCAAGGTCCGCCTCGCCGAGATCGAAAAGACCCTCCCCGAAGGCGTCCGGATCCGCACCGCCTACGATCGCACCCACCTCGTCGACGACGTGCTGGTGACCGTGCGCCGCAACCTGCTCGAAGGCGCACTGCTCGTCGTGGCGGTGCTCTTCGCGTTCCTGGGTAACGTGCGCGCAGGGCTCATCGTGGCCGCCGCCATCCCCCTGTCCTTGCTCTTCGCCTTCAGCCTCATGCTCCAGGCGGGCATCGCCGGCAGCCTCATGAGCCTGGGCGCCCTCGACTTCGGCCTCGTCGTCGACAGCTCGGTCATCCTGGTCGAGAACGCGGCCCGGCGCCTCGGCGAGGCCGACGACGAGCGCAGCACGCTCGACATCGTGCGGGACGCCGCCCTGGAGGTCCGCAAGCCGACCCTGTTCGGAGAGCTGATCCTCCTCGTCGTCTACCTCCCGATCCTTTTCCTGGAGGGCATCGAGGGGAAACTCTTCCGGCCCATGGCGCTGACCGTCGTCTTCGCGCTGCTGGGCTCGATGGTGCTCTCCGTGACGCTCATGCCGGCGCTCGCGAGCCTCGTCCTCTCGCGCCGGACCGGGGAGCACGAGACCTTGCTCGTACGTCTCCTGAAGCGCGCCTACCGCCCCGTCCTCGCCACCGCGCTCCGGCACCGCGTGCTGGTGCTCGGCGGCGCCCTCCTCACCATCGCCGCGGGCGCTGGCCTCGCGATACGCCTCGGCGCCGAGTTCGTCCCCCGCCTCGGCGAGGGGGCCCTCGTGATCAACACCATCCGCCTCGCCGGGGTCTCGGCCGACGAGTCGATCCGTTACGGCAGCGCGATCGAGCGCACCCTCCTCACCGCCTTCCCCGACGAGATCGAGCGGGTGTGGACGCGGACCGGCACGCCCGAGGTCGCCACCGATCCCATGGGCCTCGAGGTTTCGGACGTCTTCGTCACCCTCACCCCGCGCGAAAGCTGGCGCCGCGCCACGACGCAGGAAGCGCTGGTGAAGGCGATGCAAGAGGTGCTCTCCCCCTTGCCGGGGATGCGCATGGTCTTCACCCAGCCCATCGAGATGCGCGTCAACGAGATGACCGCCGGCATCCGCGCCGACGTCGGCGTGAAGGTCTTCGGCGATGATCTGGAGGTGCTCGACGCGAAAACCCGCGAGATCGACCGCCTTCTCCGGACCCTCCCTGGCGCCGCGGACGTGACCACCGAGCAGCTCACGGGCCAGCCCGTCCTCCAGATCCAGGTCGATCGTGCTGCCATCGCCCGGCATGGCATCGCCGCGCGCGACGTGCTCGACGTCGTCGAGGCCCTCGGCACGCGGCAGGTCGGTGTACTCCAGGAAGGCGAGCGGCGCTTCCCCATCACCGTGCGTCTCGCCGATCGCTACCGGAGCGACCCCGAGAGTGTCGCCCGCATCCTCGTCAGCTCCCCGGGTGGCGACAGCATCCCCCTGGCGCGCCTCGCCCGGATCACCCAGGTCGAGGCCCCGGCCACCCTGCAACGCGAGTGGGGCAAGCGCCGCGTCGTCGTCCAGGCGAACACGCGGGGACGTGACGTCGCCGGCTTCGTCGAGGAGGCGCGGGCGGCGATCGAGCGCTCGGTCGACCTGCCCGAAGGCTACTATGTCCGCTTCGGGGGCCAGTTCGAGCACCTGGAGCGGGCGCAGCAGCGGCTCTTCCTCGTGGTTCCTCTCGCGCTCGCCCTCGTGTTCGCGCTGCTCTACGCCACGTACGGGAGCGCGCTGGAGGCGCTCCGCGTCTTCTCCGGAGTTCCCTTCGCGGCGGTGGGCGGCGTGGCTGCGCTCTGGATCCGCGGCCTCCCGTTCAGCGTCGCGGCGGGCGTCGGCTTCATCGCGCTCGCCGGGGTGAGCGTGCTGGGCGACATGGTGCTCGTCTCCACGATCCGACGTCTCCTCGCGCGTGGCGTGCCCCGGGAGGAAGCGATCCCGCTCGCCGCGGAGCAACGCCTCCGCCCCGTGCTGATGACCGCGCTGGTCGCCAGCCTCGGCTTCCTCCCCATGGCCCTCAGCACCGGCATCGGCGCCGAGGTGCAGCGACCCCTCGCCACCGTGGTCATCGGTGGCGTCCTCTCCTCGACCCTGCTGACGCTCCTGGTGCTGCCCGTGCTCTACGACCGGCTCGGGGCTCGACGCCCCCGCGCGCACCGCGCGGGGCCGCCGGTCACTCGTCCTCTTGTTCCACGATCATGA